DNA sequence from the Deinococcus multiflagellatus genome:
ACACCATCAGGTCGTCGCCGCTTTGCAGATGCACACTGAACCAGTCCCATAGGGCCGTCTGCCCGGGGATCTGGTTGCCCCACTGGTGGTCCAGCCACGCCTGCCCCTGCACCGTGCGGCCCCCCACCGTTCCCTTGAGGGCCAGGCGCGTTACGCCCTGGTAATACAGCGCCCCCACACCGGGGCCCCCACTGTAGCCGGGCGGATGAATCACCGGGGCTTTCAGCGGCGTCAGGGTCAGGTTCAGCGGCCCCGCCTTCAGCTCGAAGGGCGCCGCAGGGCTGTTCCCCTGCTGCCGGAAGGTCCACGCGCCTTGGGTCAGTTGCAGGGGCGCAGAGGCCGCGTCACCCGAGCCCGCCGGCTGCTCCAGAAAGCTCAGGGTCCCGCTGCGCAGGTCGGTCACCGCCACGTGCGAGATCATCAGCGGCACCGGCAGGCGGCTGTCGCGCACCCGGAACTGCGCCCAGTGCAGGGCCAGTCCCTCGTCGGGTATGAAGGCGCTCACGTACCACCACTCCATCGGGAAGTGGTGCGGGCCGTAGTCCGTGGCGCGGGGCAGCGCGGCTGGATCAATTGTCGTCTGCACCGGCGCACAGGCGCCCAGCAGCGCGGCGGTCAGGAGGGGCAGCAGGCGTTTCATGGTGGCCAGCCTAGCGCCGCGGCCATTCCCCAGCCAGCAACAGTGGGGCCGACCTTCCGCGCAGAAGGTCGGCCCCAGCGGGTGCGTGCTCTGATCAGTCGTCGCCCAGATACGCCTTGCGCACGCTTTCGTCCTGCGCAATGTCGGCGGCGTTGCCCGACAGCTTGATC
Encoded proteins:
- a CDS encoding lipocalin family protein; protein product: MKRLLPLLTAALLGACAPVQTTIDPAALPRATDYGPHHFPMEWWYVSAFIPDEGLALHWAQFRVRDSRLPVPLMISHVAVTDLRSGTLSFLEQPAGSGDAASAPLQLTQGAWTFRQQGNSPAAPFELKAGPLNLTLTPLKAPVIHPPGYSGGPGVGALYYQGVTRLALKGTVGGRTVQGQAWLDHQWGNQIPGQTALWDWFSVHLQSGDDLMVYRVRRPDGEVAQLIGSVVDPGGQVRPVTGLRATPGDTWTSPAGHTYTLGWRLQADDFDLTVRAVRREQELRSRSTRIDYWEGPIEVQGTWAGQPAKGTGMMELVGGVQR